One Faecalicatena sp. Marseille-Q4148 DNA window includes the following coding sequences:
- a CDS encoding BlaI/MecI/CopY family transcriptional regulator has translation MKRLSDAEQDIMMYIWQNHHEVTSDEIVEGLHYRWKKTSVLTFLSRLTEKEYLKCRKDGKKNYYEPAVAYEAFAREEGRTILGKLYQNSVKNFVAALYDGQELDRKELEELKQYLVSLEDTSEKSRKESRLWKKDTEK, from the coding sequence GTGAAGAGACTTTCCGATGCTGAACAGGATATTATGATGTATATCTGGCAGAATCATCATGAAGTTACATCAGATGAAATTGTAGAGGGACTTCATTATCGCTGGAAAAAAACGTCTGTGCTTACATTTTTATCACGGCTGACAGAAAAAGAATATTTAAAATGCCGCAAAGATGGAAAGAAAAATTATTATGAACCTGCTGTTGCCTATGAAGCTTTTGCCAGAGAGGAAGGCAGAACAATCTTGGGAAAGTTATATCAGAATTCAGTCAAAAACTTTGTGGCGGCTTTATATGACGGTCAGGAACTGGATCGAAAAGAATTGGAAGAGTTAAAGCAATATTTAGTTTCTCTGGAAGATACCTCGGAAAAGAGCAGAAAGGAGTCAAGGTTATGGAAAAAAGACACAGAAAAATAA
- a CDS encoding alpha/beta-type small acid-soluble spore protein, translating into MTSNSSNRTSVPEAKEALNKFKYEVASELGVPLKEGYNGDLTSRQNGSVGGYMVKKMIEQQERQMAGK; encoded by the coding sequence ATGACAAGTAATTCATCAAACAGAACATCTGTACCAGAAGCAAAAGAAGCATTAAACAAATTTAAATACGAGGTAGCCAGCGAGCTTGGTGTGCCGTTAAAAGAAGGCTACAACGGTGATCTGACTTCCAGACAGAACGGAAGTGTCGGAGGTTATATGGTGAAAAAAATGATTGAGCAGCAGGAAAGACAGATGGCAGGCAAATAA
- a CDS encoding putative ABC transporter permease, with protein sequence MYYTWEDLFWIFLFYSLIGWIAGVIANAFRRKEFVNTGFLNLPLCPIYGVIEVFYCIFLPELKGRFFFLFLGSSVLAFFVIVMTGLILEKIFNAKWWDYSKSRFQFQGYVRFSHLFLFGLSGVVSIKFVNPFISSLLHMVPDKILLIAGFITGMIVIFDSICCIAAVFKLKQSLQTKRFVGYAQQISKNLGNALTGYVEKRIEKAYPNVKEAAVTGEASGCSQPSAIFAEGCCFDKLVGLFFIGAFLGDITETIFCRITAGRWMSRSSVVYGPFSIVWGLGCVFLTLFLYKYKDKNDRYIFLYGTILGGAYEYICSIFTELVFGTVFWDYSKIPFNLGGRINLLFCFFWGIAAVVWLKILYPVFSGWIERIPVKCGKLLIKISIVFMVWNILLSAAALYRYNDRLVHPTPANRLEQRLDERFPDERMHRIYPNAKRGR encoded by the coding sequence ATGTATTACACATGGGAAGATTTGTTTTGGATTTTTCTTTTTTACTCGTTGATTGGGTGGATCGCAGGGGTAATTGCAAATGCATTCCGCAGAAAAGAATTTGTTAATACTGGATTTTTAAATCTTCCGCTTTGTCCTATTTACGGTGTGATAGAAGTTTTCTATTGTATTTTTCTTCCGGAATTAAAAGGACGTTTCTTTTTCCTGTTTCTCGGAAGCAGTGTGCTTGCGTTCTTTGTCATTGTAATGACAGGTTTGATACTGGAAAAAATCTTTAATGCAAAGTGGTGGGATTACAGCAAAAGCCGCTTTCAATTTCAAGGATATGTCCGTTTTTCACACCTGTTTCTTTTCGGACTCAGTGGTGTTGTCAGCATTAAGTTTGTGAACCCATTTATTTCTTCATTGCTTCACATGGTTCCGGACAAGATATTGCTGATTGCCGGGTTCATTACCGGTATGATTGTTATTTTTGACAGTATTTGCTGTATTGCTGCGGTGTTTAAACTAAAACAATCCCTTCAGACAAAACGCTTTGTCGGTTATGCGCAGCAGATTTCAAAAAACTTAGGGAATGCGCTGACAGGATATGTAGAAAAACGAATTGAGAAAGCTTATCCAAATGTAAAAGAAGCTGCTGTGACGGGAGAGGCATCTGGTTGTTCGCAACCGTCAGCAATTTTTGCAGAAGGATGTTGTTTTGATAAACTGGTTGGACTTTTTTTCATTGGAGCGTTTCTTGGGGATATTACTGAAACGATTTTCTGCCGGATCACTGCCGGAAGATGGATGAGCCGAAGCAGTGTTGTGTATGGCCCTTTTAGTATTGTGTGGGGACTTGGATGTGTGTTTTTAACTTTGTTTTTATATAAATATAAAGATAAAAATGACCGCTATATTTTTCTCTACGGGACAATTTTAGGCGGTGCTTATGAATATATCTGCAGTATTTTTACAGAGCTCGTTTTTGGCACAGTGTTCTGGGATTATAGTAAGATTCCTTTTAACCTTGGCGGAAGAATCAACTTGCTGTTCTGTTTCTTCTGGGGAATTGCAGCAGTAGTCTGGCTGAAGATCCTTTATCCGGTTTTTTCGGGATGGATTGAGCGGATTCCGGTAAAATGCGGAAAACTCCTGATTAAAATTTCGATTGTCTTTATGGTTTGGAATATCCTTTTATCCGCAGCGGCATTGTATCGATATAATGACAGGCTAGTGCATCCGACTCCGGCGAACCGGCTGGAGCAGCGTTTGGATGAACGTTTTCCGGATGAGAGAATGCATCGGATCTATCCAAATGCAAAAAGAGGAAGATAA
- the recG gene encoding ATP-dependent DNA helicase RecG, with protein sequence MNELANISTLKGIGEKTAQLFGKLEIYTIGDLLKYFPRSYDVYENPIPIKEVEEGHVVTVSGAIFGAVQLGGNPRMQIISAQIKDLTGTIQAVWFRMPFLRHTLRSGMPVILRGRAVNKRGRLILEHPEIFQPPSSYEHKKDTLQPVYPLTNGITNHTIMKAVRQALEQIDLQPEFLPEEIRKKYHLAEYNYALKGIHFPISKENYYHARERFVFEEFFLFVMALRRLKAEEGKAENSLQIREKEEIEIFIKKLPYELTNAQRKVWKEISDDMTGPYVMSRLVQGDVGSGKTILAVLALMLAGFNGCQGALMAPTEVLARQHFETVKEMFLTYDIPLTPILLTGSMKAKEKREAYAQIESGEADIIIGTHALIQDKVNYHNLGLVVTDEQHRFGVRQRETLAGKGTCPHILVMSATPIPRTLGIILYGDLDISAVDELPANRLPIKNCVVDTGYRKTAYQFMKKQVLEGRQCYVICPMVEESEHMEAENVIDYAAVLQEALGDEIKVGYLHGKMKQTEKDQIMEAFSRREIGVLVSTTVIEVGINVPNATVMMVENAERFGLAQLHQLRGRVGRGEHQSYCIFMTASKSKETKERLEILNHSNDGFYIANEDLKLRGPGDLFGIRQSGVMDFKLGDIFQDAKILQNANEAAGTIWKEDPTLKKENHRLLAKRMEQLLSETERIRKNL encoded by the coding sequence ATGAATGAATTAGCAAATATTAGCACCTTAAAAGGAATCGGCGAAAAAACAGCGCAGCTTTTCGGAAAGCTTGAGATTTATACGATAGGAGATCTTCTGAAATATTTTCCGCGAAGCTATGACGTGTATGAGAATCCGATTCCCATTAAAGAAGTGGAAGAGGGCCATGTGGTAACTGTAAGCGGTGCGATTTTTGGAGCGGTGCAGTTAGGAGGAAATCCGCGGATGCAGATTATATCTGCACAGATCAAAGATCTTACCGGAACGATCCAGGCGGTATGGTTTCGTATGCCCTTTTTGCGGCATACACTGCGCAGCGGTATGCCTGTCATTTTGAGAGGCCGGGCAGTGAATAAACGGGGACGATTAATTCTGGAGCATCCGGAGATTTTTCAGCCTCCGTCTTCTTATGAACATAAAAAAGATACATTGCAGCCGGTATATCCGCTGACAAATGGAATCACTAATCACACGATTATGAAAGCAGTCCGTCAGGCTTTGGAGCAGATAGATCTGCAGCCGGAATTTCTTCCGGAAGAGATTCGCAAGAAATATCACCTTGCGGAATATAATTATGCGTTGAAGGGGATTCATTTTCCGATTTCCAAAGAGAATTATTACCATGCAAGAGAGCGATTTGTTTTTGAAGAATTTTTTCTGTTTGTTATGGCACTGCGGCGTTTAAAAGCAGAAGAAGGGAAGGCAGAGAATTCCTTGCAGATTCGGGAGAAGGAAGAAATTGAAATCTTTATCAAAAAACTCCCGTATGAGCTGACAAATGCACAGAGAAAGGTATGGAAAGAGATTTCCGATGACATGACGGGACCGTATGTGATGTCCCGGCTTGTACAGGGAGATGTTGGTTCCGGAAAAACGATTCTTGCGGTGCTGGCCTTGATGTTAGCGGGATTTAATGGCTGTCAAGGTGCACTGATGGCGCCGACAGAAGTGCTTGCAAGACAGCACTTTGAGACTGTAAAGGAAATGTTTCTGACATATGATATTCCGCTTACGCCGATCTTACTTACCGGTTCTATGAAAGCCAAAGAAAAAAGAGAGGCATATGCACAGATCGAAAGCGGAGAGGCGGATATCATTATCGGTACCCATGCGCTGATTCAGGATAAAGTAAACTATCATAATCTTGGGCTTGTTGTGACGGATGAACAGCATCGCTTTGGCGTTCGTCAAAGAGAAACGCTGGCAGGGAAAGGAACGTGCCCGCATATTCTCGTTATGAGCGCGACACCGATTCCAAGAACATTAGGAATTATTCTCTATGGTGATCTTGATATTTCAGCGGTGGATGAGCTTCCAGCCAATCGTCTTCCGATCAAAAACTGCGTAGTGGATACCGGATATCGAAAAACAGCCTATCAGTTTATGAAAAAGCAGGTGCTGGAAGGACGTCAGTGTTATGTAATCTGTCCAATGGTCGAAGAAAGCGAACATATGGAGGCGGAAAATGTTATTGACTATGCGGCTGTGCTGCAGGAAGCATTGGGAGATGAGATTAAAGTCGGATATTTGCACGGGAAAATGAAGCAGACAGAGAAAGATCAGATTATGGAAGCATTTTCCAGACGGGAAATAGGGGTTCTTGTATCAACGACCGTCATCGAAGTTGGAATTAATGTACCGAATGCAACCGTAATGATGGTAGAGAATGCAGAACGATTTGGTCTGGCACAGCTTCATCAGCTCCGTGGAAGGGTTGGCCGGGGAGAGCACCAGTCATACTGTATTTTTATGACTGCATCAAAATCCAAGGAGACAAAGGAGCGCCTTGAAATTTTAAATCACTCGAATGATGGATTTTATATAGCAAATGAAGATCTGAAATTGCGGGGACCGGGAGATCTTTTTGGGATTCGCCAAAGCGGTGTAATGGACTTTAAGCTGGGAGATATCTTTCAGGATGCCAAAATTCTTCAAAATGCCAATGAAGCAGCAGGAACCATTTGGAAAGAAGATCCGACACTGAAAAAAGAAAACCATCGTCTTCTTGCAAAACGAATGGAGCAATTATTATCTGAAACAGAGCGGATTCGAAAAAATCTATAA
- a CDS encoding DAK2 domain-containing protein, giving the protein MATKTINVELLAKMFLAGASNLEAKKEFINELNVFPVPDGDTGTNMTLTIMSAAKEVTALANPDMATLAKAISSGSLRGARGNSGVILSQLLRGFTKGIREYEEIDVMILANALVKAKETAYKAVMKPKEGTILTVARGIAEKGLELAEETDDLEEFIPQVIAYAQEVLDQTPEMLPVLKEAGVVDSGGQGLLETIRGAYDAFLGKEIDYSAITPAASSVNVTKISDDTAAEIKFGYCTEFIILTEKEFTEKDEHEFKAYLESIGDSIVCVADDEVVKVHVHTNDPGLAIQKALTFGQLSRMKIDNMREEHQEKLIRDAEKLAKQQQEEAQEAKKNEPRKPMGFVAVSIGAGLNDIFRELGVDYIIEGGQTMNPSTEDMLKAIDEVNADCIFILPNNKNIILAANQAKALVDDKEIIVLPTKTVPQGITAVINFMPEATPQENEETMLEEIKRVKTGQVTYAVRDTKIDEKEIHEGDIMGIGDAGILAVGSGIDATLKEMLAELVDEDSELISLYYGEDVSEEDAGALTAEIEELYPELDVDTHFGGQPIYYYVLAVE; this is encoded by the coding sequence GTGGCAACGAAGACAATCAATGTAGAACTGCTTGCAAAGATGTTTCTTGCAGGTGCTTCGAATCTTGAAGCAAAGAAAGAGTTTATTAATGAATTGAATGTATTCCCGGTTCCGGATGGAGATACAGGTACAAATATGACACTGACGATCATGTCAGCTGCAAAGGAAGTAACAGCGCTTGCGAATCCTGATATGGCAACGCTTGCGAAAGCGATTTCTTCCGGTTCTCTAAGAGGGGCGCGTGGAAACTCCGGTGTAATTCTTTCTCAGTTATTGAGAGGATTTACTAAAGGAATCCGTGAATATGAAGAAATTGATGTAATGATTCTGGCGAATGCCCTTGTGAAAGCAAAAGAGACAGCTTATAAAGCGGTTATGAAACCGAAGGAAGGAACGATTCTCACTGTTGCAAGAGGGATTGCAGAGAAAGGTCTGGAGCTGGCAGAAGAGACAGACGATCTGGAAGAATTTATTCCGCAGGTAATTGCTTATGCGCAGGAAGTTCTGGATCAGACACCGGAGATGCTTCCGGTCTTAAAAGAGGCAGGTGTAGTGGACTCCGGCGGACAGGGACTTCTTGAGACAATCCGCGGTGCATATGATGCATTCCTCGGTAAAGAAATTGATTACAGTGCAATTACGCCGGCGGCTTCTTCTGTTAATGTGACTAAGATTTCAGATGACACTGCTGCAGAAATCAAGTTTGGATATTGTACAGAATTTATTATTCTGACAGAAAAGGAATTTACCGAGAAAGACGAACATGAATTTAAGGCATACCTGGAGTCCATTGGAGATTCTATTGTTTGCGTTGCAGATGATGAAGTTGTAAAAGTACATGTGCATACAAATGATCCGGGACTTGCGATTCAGAAAGCGCTGACATTTGGCCAGCTTTCCCGTATGAAGATTGATAATATGCGCGAAGAACATCAGGAGAAACTGATTCGGGATGCCGAGAAACTGGCAAAACAGCAACAAGAAGAGGCGCAGGAAGCAAAGAAGAATGAGCCTAGAAAACCGATGGGATTTGTTGCTGTTTCTATTGGCGCCGGTTTGAATGATATCTTTAGAGAGCTTGGTGTAGACTATATTATCGAAGGCGGACAGACAATGAATCCAAGTACAGAGGATATGCTCAAAGCCATTGATGAAGTTAACGCAGACTGCATTTTCATTCTTCCGAATAACAAGAACATTATTCTTGCTGCCAATCAGGCAAAGGCGCTTGTGGATGATAAGGAGATTATCGTGCTTCCAACAAAGACAGTTCCGCAGGGAATCACAGCTGTCATCAACTTCATGCCGGAGGCAACGCCACAGGAGAATGAAGAGACGATGCTAGAAGAAATCAAGCGGGTAAAGACAGGACAGGTAACATATGCGGTTCGTGATACGAAGATTGACGAAAAAGAGATTCATGAAGGCGATATCATGGGAATCGGAGATGCCGGAATTCTGGCAGTAGGCAGCGGAATCGACGCCACTTTGAAAGAAATGCTGGCAGAACTTGTAGATGAGGATTCTGAGCTTATCAGTCTCTACTATGGGGAAGATGTCTCAGAGGAAGATGCCGGTGCACTGACAGCAGAAATTGAAGAACTTTATCCTGAACTTGATGTGGATACGCATTTTGGAGGACAGCCGATTTATTACTATGTATTGGCTGTAGAATAG
- a CDS encoding Asp23/Gls24 family envelope stress response protein encodes MRGNMSTELGIITVDSEVIAKYAGSVAVECFGIVGMAAVNVKDGLVRLLKKESLTHGIQVGISDDNRITLDFHVIVAYGVSISAVADNLISNVKYKVKEFTGMPVDKINIYVEGVRVID; translated from the coding sequence ATGAGAGGCAATATGAGTACAGAGCTTGGAATTATTACAGTAGATTCAGAAGTTATTGCGAAATATGCAGGATCTGTTGCAGTGGAATGTTTTGGAATTGTCGGTATGGCGGCAGTCAATGTGAAAGACGGTCTTGTAAGACTTCTCAAAAAAGAGAGCCTTACACACGGAATTCAGGTCGGAATCTCTGATGATAATCGTATTACACTTGACTTTCATGTCATTGTAGCTTATGGTGTAAGTATTTCTGCGGTTGCAGATAACCTGATCAGCAATGTAAAATATAAAGTAAAAGAATTTACAGGAATGCCGGTAGATAAGATCAATATCTACGTGGAAGGCGTGCGTGTAATTGATTAA
- the rpmB gene encoding 50S ribosomal protein L28 — translation MAKCAICEKGAHFGNNVSHSNRKTPKMWKSNVKSVRVKTEGGATKKMYVCTSCLRSGKVERA, via the coding sequence ATGGCTAAATGTGCTATTTGTGAAAAGGGTGCTCATTTCGGAAACAATGTAAGCCACTCTAATAGAAAAACACCAAAAATGTGGAAATCAAATGTAAAATCAGTCAGAGTTAAAACAGAAGGTGGCGCTACAAAGAAAATGTACGTGTGTACTTCTTGCTTAAGATCTGGAAAAGTTGAAAGAGCTTAA
- a CDS encoding GerW family sporulation protein: MAENNFKNTVGTLLQGIDSVISSKTVVGDAIHIDDTIIVPLVDVSFAIGAGSFQGDKKDKGAGGVGGKITPSAVLVIKNGTTRLVNIKNQDTMTKILDMVPDLVDKFSGKKETVTEADVDDILDAAVKEEMK, encoded by the coding sequence ATGGCAGAAAATAATTTTAAAAATACTGTTGGAACATTGCTTCAGGGAATCGACAGTGTGATTTCATCTAAAACAGTGGTGGGAGATGCAATTCATATTGATGATACGATTATCGTACCACTTGTCGATGTCTCATTTGCAATTGGAGCAGGTTCCTTCCAGGGAGATAAAAAAGATAAGGGTGCCGGCGGTGTCGGCGGTAAGATTACTCCAAGCGCCGTGCTTGTGATTAAGAATGGTACAACAAGGCTGGTGAATATTAAAAATCAGGATACGATGACAAAAATTCTTGATATGGTTCCGGATCTGGTAGATAAATTTTCCGGGAAAAAAGAGACGGTAACGGAAGCAGATGTGGATGACATTTTGGATGCAGCAGTAAAAGAAGAGATGAAATAA
- a CDS encoding DUF2953 domain-containing protein, producing the protein MEADIRVSWFLRLIAARIRVNGRETDFCVRAAWKQLLPAKEEEEPEEAENFPKENQESILESPDVEEERKTEQSFPKEEILKEKDFNQKTEEKETERQKTEEKKGTEPDKESDGIWFRKILVLWNKIKAIWVKIKYTITGICDKIEVFIERKDRLTEFLAQEEHRKAFSVGVSELRRILSILKPKELRGKLRFGFSDPYLTGNTLALLGIVYPFLGDSLEITPEFEECVLEGEVFAKGKLRVGTFVRTAIRLLRSRELRMTVRDIRKFRW; encoded by the coding sequence TTGGAAGCAGATATACGTGTTTCATGGTTTTTGCGCCTCATTGCCGCCCGGATCCGTGTTAATGGGAGAGAAACGGACTTCTGTGTAAGGGCAGCATGGAAACAGCTTCTTCCCGCAAAAGAAGAAGAGGAACCGGAAGAAGCTGAGAATTTTCCAAAAGAGAACCAGGAAAGCATATTGGAAAGTCCTGATGTGGAAGAAGAGCGGAAGACAGAACAGAGTTTTCCAAAAGAAGAGATTCTCAAAGAAAAGGATTTCAATCAAAAAACAGAAGAAAAAGAGACGGAAAGACAAAAGACAGAAGAAAAAAAAGGGACAGAACCGGACAAAGAATCGGACGGGATATGGTTCCGGAAAATATTGGTTCTCTGGAATAAGATAAAAGCAATCTGGGTAAAGATAAAATATACAATCACTGGAATTTGTGATAAAATAGAAGTATTCATTGAAAGAAAAGATCGTTTGACAGAATTTCTTGCGCAGGAAGAGCATCGGAAGGCATTTTCTGTTGGAGTTTCCGAACTTCGAAGAATTTTGTCTATTCTGAAACCAAAAGAACTTCGCGGTAAACTTCGGTTCGGATTTTCAGATCCGTATCTGACCGGAAACACATTGGCTTTGCTTGGGATAGTATATCCGTTCTTGGGAGATTCCTTAGAAATCACACCGGAATTTGAGGAATGTGTTCTGGAGGGAGAAGTTTTTGCCAAAGGGAAACTTCGAGTTGGAACATTTGTGAGAACAGCAATACGACTGCTGCGAAGTCGTGAATTGCGTATGACTGTCAGAGATATAAGAAAATTCAGATGGTAA
- a CDS encoding penicillin-binding protein 2 yields MGYIVYFNAVKSKDVINSPYNKRQEAFADRVVRGNILDQSGNVLAKTEVGEDGSETRVYPYGPMYAHVVGYDSFGGAGLELTENFSLVNSNAFILERIMNDFKDQKNIGDNIVTTLDTDVQRAAYQALGDNKGAVFVMEASTGKVLAMVSGSSFDPNTLADTWPTLNSDNENSPLLNRAMQGLYAPGSTFKIITALEYMREHSDYQNYTYDCSGEIEHQGAVIHCFNGTVHGHQTLADSFANSCNASFCNIGLMLDRNAYRETAEKLLFNKKLPNLLSYSKSKFSVTKQTTDAELMMTAMGQGETLVSPYHLALITAAAANGGTLMEPYLVDEIVNHTGTRVKKNMPKKYKTLMTSEEAAQLKEYMEGVVSYGTGTLLSGESYSAAGKTGTAEYSSDKNKSHSWFVGFSNVENPELVVSVVVEGADDTGVKAVPIAKAVFDAYYYR; encoded by the coding sequence ATGGGGTATATTGTATATTTCAATGCAGTTAAAAGCAAAGATGTTATTAATAGCCCTTATAACAAAAGGCAGGAAGCATTTGCAGACAGAGTTGTGCGCGGAAATATTCTTGATCAATCCGGAAATGTATTGGCAAAGACCGAAGTGGGAGAAGACGGGAGTGAAACAAGAGTCTATCCATATGGTCCGATGTATGCACATGTAGTAGGGTATGATTCTTTCGGAGGAGCAGGACTGGAACTGACTGAGAATTTTTCGCTTGTAAATTCCAATGCATTCATTTTGGAACGAATTATGAATGATTTCAAAGATCAGAAAAATATTGGAGATAATATTGTGACAACGCTGGATACGGATGTACAAAGGGCAGCGTATCAGGCGCTTGGAGATAATAAAGGTGCGGTCTTCGTAATGGAGGCAAGTACAGGAAAGGTATTGGCAATGGTGTCCGGTTCTTCTTTTGATCCGAATACACTTGCAGATACATGGCCAACACTAAACTCAGACAATGAAAATAGTCCTTTGCTTAATAGAGCAATGCAGGGACTGTATGCGCCCGGTTCTACTTTTAAGATCATTACTGCTCTGGAATATATGAGGGAACATTCGGATTATCAGAATTATACATATGACTGCAGCGGAGAGATTGAGCATCAGGGAGCAGTAATCCACTGTTTCAACGGAACTGTCCATGGTCATCAGACACTGGCAGACTCATTTGCCAATTCTTGTAATGCATCATTTTGTAATATCGGACTTATGTTAGACCGCAATGCTTATCGGGAAACGGCAGAGAAATTATTATTTAATAAAAAGCTTCCGAATCTTTTGTCGTACAGCAAAAGTAAATTTTCGGTAACGAAACAGACAACAGACGCAGAACTTATGATGACAGCAATGGGGCAGGGAGAGACATTGGTAAGCCCTTATCATCTGGCGCTCATTACAGCGGCTGCGGCAAACGGCGGAACATTGATGGAGCCGTATTTGGTAGATGAGATTGTGAATCACACAGGAACCCGTGTGAAGAAAAATATGCCGAAAAAATATAAGACACTCATGACTTCAGAAGAAGCAGCACAGCTGAAAGAATATATGGAGGGCGTTGTGTCCTACGGAACAGGCACTCTTTTGAGCGGAGAAAGCTATTCAGCAGCCGGTAAGACAGGAACAGCAGAATACAGCAGTGATAAGAACAAGAGCCATTCCTGGTTTGTTGGATTTTCAAATGTGGAGAATCCGGAACTGGTTGTCAGTGTTGTTGTGGAAGGGGCAGATGATACAGGAGTGAAGGCAGTTCCAATCGCTAAAGCAGTATTTGATGCATATTATTATAGATAG
- a CDS encoding FtsW/RodA/SpoVE family cell cycle protein, whose protein sequence is MVNIIVELSKYLIILFMIAYTYQCFAVFGHHDSRKKRRILRTQNVLMFEIHLVAFLVMYLQTQEKRVLYLYIGQVFVLAMIILLYTKIYPRVSRLIVNNMCMLLSAGFIMLTRLSYNLSLKQTVIAAGGVVISLLVPVAMSRIKILASLKKVYGVVGIIALALVLVIAPISGGAKLGFEIGGFGIQPSEFVKILFVFLVAASFAESVQFKNIVTTTAIAAAHVLILVVSKDLGAALIIFVVYLVMLYVATRQPLYIVAGLGAGSAASVLAYHLFTHIRTRVHAWKDPFADYSGGGYQVAQSLFAIGTGSWFGMGLYQGMADKIPVASTDFIFSAIAEEMGLIYALCLILVYLSCYVMFLNIALQLVNVFYKLVALGLGTCFIFQAFLTIGGVTKFIPSTGVTLPLISYGGSSVLSTLIMFAIIQGLYHLREDEEEAIERSKEQQKRTKQKNAEKEKHTRRPAKRPERERTAVSSERRPQPQSYGTETGSIDEEIGATVREALRERKDAGERNAPARKRGR, encoded by the coding sequence TTGGTTAATATTATTGTAGAGCTGTCAAAATATCTCATAATTTTATTTATGATTGCGTATACTTATCAATGTTTTGCGGTATTTGGACATCATGACAGCAGAAAAAAGCGCAGGATTCTCCGGACACAAAATGTATTGATGTTTGAAATTCATCTTGTGGCCTTTCTTGTGATGTATTTACAGACACAGGAAAAAAGGGTTCTGTATTTATACATTGGTCAGGTATTTGTACTGGCTATGATTATTTTGTTATATACGAAAATCTATCCGAGGGTATCGCGATTGATTGTAAACAATATGTGTATGCTGCTAAGTGCAGGATTTATTATGCTGACACGTCTGTCTTATAATCTTTCTTTAAAACAGACGGTGATTGCAGCAGGAGGTGTGGTGATCAGTCTTCTCGTTCCGGTGGCCATGAGTCGGATAAAAATACTGGCTTCTCTGAAAAAAGTGTACGGGGTTGTAGGTATTATTGCACTGGCACTGGTGCTTGTGATCGCACCGATCTCCGGCGGCGCTAAACTGGGATTTGAAATTGGAGGATTTGGTATTCAGCCGTCGGAATTTGTTAAGATTTTGTTTGTGTTTCTTGTGGCAGCAAGCTTCGCAGAATCGGTGCAGTTTAAAAATATTGTTACGACAACGGCGATTGCAGCCGCACATGTGCTGATTCTTGTTGTCTCGAAAGATTTAGGAGCGGCGCTGATCATTTTTGTCGTGTATTTAGTAATGCTTTATGTAGCAACAAGACAGCCGCTTTATATTGTGGCAGGACTTGGTGCGGGTTCGGCAGCATCGGTATTGGCCTATCATCTGTTTACACATATCCGAACAAGAGTACATGCATGGAAAGATCCGTTTGCGGACTATTCCGGTGGAGGATATCAGGTGGCACAGTCGCTTTTTGCAATAGGAACCGGAAGCTGGTTTGGAATGGGACTGTATCAGGGAATGGCAGATAAGATTCCGGTAGCATCAACCGATTTTATTTTTTCAGCAATTGCAGAGGAGATGGGGCTGATCTATGCGCTCTGTTTGATTCTGGTGTATTTAAGCTGTTATGTTATGTTTCTGAATATTGCGCTGCAGCTTGTAAATGTGTTCTATAAGCTTGTAGCGCTTGGACTTGGAACTTGTTTTATTTTTCAGGCATTTCTTACGATCGGAGGGGTTACAAAATTTATCCCTTCGACCGGTGTAACTCTTCCGCTGATTAGTTATGGCGGAAGTTCTGTGCTGAGTACATTGATTATGTTTGCAATTATTCAGGGCTTGTATCATTTAAGAGAAGATGAGGAAGAGGCAATTGAACGAAGTAAAGAACAACAAAAACGCACAAAGCAGAAAAACGCAGAAAAAGAAAAACACACCCGCAGGCCAGCCAAGAGACCGGAAAGAGAAAGAACTGCAGTCTCCTCTGAGCGCAGGCCGCAGCCACAAAGCTATGGAACAGAAACGGGTAGTATTGACGAAGAGATCGGAGCAACCGTCCGTGAAGCACTCCGGGAACGCAAAGATGCCGGAGAAAGAAATGCGCCGGCAAGGAAGCGGGGCAGATAG